A stretch of the Flavobacterium aquiphilum genome encodes the following:
- a CDS encoding DUF2141 domain-containing protein has product MLKIITAIAFFICSLLSAQNVNLTVSVSGLKSNKGTLRVGLYNSENMFLKTAFKGISSEIKNNSATVTFVGIPKGVYGISAFQDENNDGKLDKNIVGIPSEDFACSNNAKGFMGPPRYEDAKFEVNKDSKIDVKFNN; this is encoded by the coding sequence ATGTTAAAAATCATTACAGCAATCGCATTTTTTATCTGCAGTTTATTGTCTGCTCAAAATGTAAATCTTACAGTTTCTGTTTCGGGTTTAAAGAGCAACAAAGGAACCTTGAGAGTAGGTTTGTATAATTCGGAAAACATGTTTTTAAAAACGGCCTTCAAAGGAATTTCATCCGAAATCAAAAACAACAGTGCGACCGTAACTTTTGTTGGTATTCCAAAAGGAGTTTATGGAATTTCGGCCTTTCAAGACGAAAATAATGATGGTAAACTTGACAAGAATATCGTGGGAATTCCTTCAGAAGATTTTGCTTGTTCAAACAATGCCAAAGGATTTATGGGGCCTCCAAGATATGAGGATGCTAAATTCGAGGTCAATAAAGATTCAAAAATAGATGTAAAATTCAATAACTAA